Proteins from one Terriglobales bacterium genomic window:
- a CDS encoding Spy/CpxP family protein refolding chaperone, with translation MLAVAQEFSGKLVAIAGAVQRGELSREQGEEISGEQYQLAEMQFGLLSTLREMLAQDLARTAAAPPAVAKETEGNEAVLVEVPLSPLQLNTEVIRYLDLTPAQVTSIQELVSEERRTLEPLMAQLQLTNEQLVAITGQDQTKNEKQVKSLANVQARNLTNLIVANSRLRAKIYQLLNPQQRRRLDEFRKSPEALAANN, from the coding sequence ATGTTAGCCGTTGCCCAGGAGTTTTCTGGAAAGCTTGTTGCTATTGCCGGAGCTGTCCAGCGCGGCGAGCTTAGTAGAGAGCAAGGAGAGGAAATCAGTGGAGAGCAATATCAGCTGGCTGAGATGCAGTTTGGTCTATTGAGCACCTTACGAGAAATGTTAGCTCAAGATCTTGCGCGAACGGCCGCAGCACCGCCCGCTGTCGCAAAAGAAACCGAGGGAAACGAAGCTGTTCTGGTAGAGGTCCCATTGTCACCTCTGCAGCTCAACACCGAGGTAATTCGGTATTTGGACCTAACTCCAGCGCAGGTCACGTCTATACAGGAGCTAGTGTCGGAGGAACGCCGTACTCTCGAGCCGTTAATGGCTCAACTGCAACTGACAAATGAACAACTGGTCGCCATTACTGGTCAAGACCAGACGAAGAACGAGAAACAGGTCAAGAGCTTAGCCAATGTGCAGGCACGCAATCTGACGAACCTGATTGTTGCGAATTCGCGGCTGCGCGCAAAGATTTATCAACTCCTCAACCCACAGCAACGACGGAGACTTGATGAGTTTCGGAAGTCGCCAGAGGCTCTGGCAGCTAACAACTAA
- the argH gene encoding argininosuccinate lyase has protein sequence MTSNSTRLDEAAATEKFPAPVYRETVLAANFEDAKRYFLASLLQIHYAHTIMLERQHILSREDAQACLSALDRLDLEKIRSATYDGTCEDLFFYIEDLLAADIGVDVAGRMHTARSRNDIDLTLYRMCVRNEVLGCATCVADARDALLRLAEANITTLMPGYTHTQPAQPTTFAHYLAAAAEFLGRDFDRLCSAWTTVNRNPLGACAITTTGFPIDRNCTAELLGFEGLQINSYGAIAAIDYVTEAASAVAICMINLGKLVQDCLQWCTAEFNFLRLNDSLVQTSSIMPQKRNPVSLEHTRILASKAFAHAQGVLTCAHNTPFGDIVDSEDDLQPLVFSVFEDATRALKLFAGVMRGCQVNKEQMARRARSGFLTVTELADTLVRSEGLSFRLAHRLVHAAVQKLGEYETEAMVAAVQDLAGEIIGRPLRTGANLLRQALDPEHFVAIRTIPGGPAQETLSAQILVMRREQETMNSWISLKKHKQSEYPKRIESAKAIILSK, from the coding sequence GTGACTTCCAATTCGACTCGCCTCGACGAGGCTGCAGCCACGGAGAAGTTTCCCGCTCCGGTGTATCGCGAAACCGTGTTGGCGGCCAACTTCGAAGATGCGAAGCGCTATTTCTTGGCCAGTCTGCTGCAGATTCACTATGCCCATACGATCATGCTCGAGCGTCAGCACATCCTCTCTCGCGAGGATGCGCAAGCCTGCCTGAGCGCTCTGGATCGTCTTGACCTTGAGAAGATCAGGTCCGCGACTTACGACGGCACGTGCGAGGACCTCTTCTTCTATATCGAAGACCTGCTTGCCGCGGACATAGGGGTCGACGTCGCTGGCAGAATGCACACCGCGCGCAGCCGCAACGATATCGATCTCACTCTCTATCGTATGTGCGTTCGCAACGAAGTGCTTGGCTGTGCTACTTGCGTTGCCGACGCGCGGGACGCCTTGTTGCGCTTGGCGGAAGCCAACATCACTACGCTGATGCCGGGGTACACGCATACCCAGCCCGCGCAGCCGACGACCTTCGCCCACTATCTGGCGGCGGCGGCCGAGTTCCTGGGCCGTGATTTTGATCGCCTGTGTTCTGCCTGGACAACGGTCAACCGCAATCCGCTCGGGGCCTGTGCCATTACCACTACCGGTTTCCCTATCGACCGCAACTGCACCGCAGAGCTTCTGGGTTTCGAAGGCCTGCAGATCAATTCCTACGGTGCGATCGCCGCGATTGATTACGTAACCGAAGCGGCTTCCGCGGTTGCGATCTGTATGATCAACCTAGGCAAACTGGTGCAGGATTGCCTGCAATGGTGCACCGCTGAATTCAATTTTCTGCGCCTGAACGATTCGTTGGTACAGACCTCCAGCATCATGCCGCAGAAGCGGAACCCTGTGTCGCTTGAGCACACCAGAATTCTGGCGAGTAAAGCCTTCGCCCACGCGCAGGGGGTATTGACCTGCGCGCACAACACGCCCTTTGGCGACATCGTGGACAGCGAGGACGATCTCCAGCCGCTAGTCTTTTCGGTGTTCGAAGACGCCACCCGGGCGTTGAAGTTGTTTGCGGGGGTAATGCGGGGCTGTCAGGTGAATAAAGAGCAGATGGCGCGCCGTGCCCGGAGTGGCTTCCTCACAGTGACGGAGCTTGCCGATACGTTAGTGCGCAGCGAAGGACTGAGCTTTCGGCTCGCGCATCGCCTAGTACATGCCGCAGTGCAAAAGCTGGGCGAGTACGAGACCGAAGCGATGGTAGCTGCCGTCCAGGACCTTGCAGGGGAGATCATCGGGCGGCCGCTTCGCACCGGCGCAAACCTCCTTCGCCAAGCTCTCGATCCGGAACACTTTGTCGCGATCAGGACCATTCCGGGTGGTCCAGCTCAGGAGACATTGAGCGCCCAGATTCTTGTAATGCGCAGGGAGCAAGAAACCATGAACTCCTGGATATCGCTGAAGAAACACAAGCAAAGCGAGTACCCGAAGCGAATCGAGAGCGCAAAAGCAATCATCCTTTCCAAGTGA
- a CDS encoding TonB-dependent receptor, giving the protein MKTSKWQREGTLRGTRLFVFAMVLAMVSAIWVTQAFAQSDAINGTVRGRVSDASDASIEGATVAIHNSATGLSRTTQTGSDGYYVFPNLPLGTYDVIVTKDGFANVRASKVLLEAGKEAVIDAHMPLASVSTTVEVSGGAPLIEPTRVNVGRTIDTKEIENLPLTSRNPYNFILFQPGVSGHPNPELGIPRTINTNGLLDRINYQMDGMVDSQQDRHGLRLFPISDTYVREVQTVSNSYAPEFGMTSGNIFNVITNSGTNDIHGMFEYIHRWVDASARPILLSPTAPKPELKLNDYSTNAGGRVIKDKLFWFGAYEHLERGQPSPVTITAANAAAIGIDPTLLATGPGTLHGQFVDTRVDWVINNKHSAFVRYNYFRNSFPFNTNVGGLFALDSSSDFKDKAHVIGMQVVSALTPSLLNEFRFSWPLRSNSHFPGTLTAPGPAVQIQGTANFNGTTAAGDQFTEKIPNLNENLTWIHGKHSYKWGGSWQENVDLQKADSFTQYIFPSIAAYQSAKSGANPRSYSTVNVSNGGTVPSYHSVFFSLYGQDNWQFTPKLTLVYGLRYDKFVPPPSDPNAPFVDSRNFNSPGANFAPRVGFAYRLTPKTIVRGSGGIFYESPATNTWFNTLLNNGNLSSVSLGPTSSGAPAYPTILTSVAPTGTPNDVTSVDPNFRNAYTINTSLQLSRELSSNDSITLGYIHTGARNLEFLSNINLINPIAALPDGRPVYSKNVNASTRLFPQFNNILLQQSGARSVYDAGLINYTHRLSAGVQVSAAYTWSHTISDAPDVNSFEQNLPIEDPSNRLRDRGNSLVNRPNSFTMSSIIEPRVNSGNAVLRGILNHNMFSLLTNLSSGDQQNITGKSQINGDQKTSAVTRPLFIGRNSVRGPSVYQVDLRYTRTIARLWERLEPQFFLEANNLFNHPNVTSLNSSIAIGGLDSVGFPTATTGLPVSSTGAVIPLPSGFPKSSTVLEGRIVQLGLVARF; this is encoded by the coding sequence ATGAAAACGTCTAAGTGGCAACGCGAGGGGACACTTCGGGGAACTCGGTTGTTTGTATTTGCAATGGTTCTCGCCATGGTTAGTGCGATTTGGGTCACCCAAGCCTTCGCACAGTCGGATGCGATCAACGGTACGGTGCGCGGACGGGTATCGGATGCCTCCGATGCCTCGATCGAAGGCGCCACGGTTGCGATTCACAACTCCGCCACTGGCCTCTCCCGAACCACGCAGACAGGTTCCGACGGATACTACGTTTTTCCCAACCTTCCATTAGGCACGTATGACGTAATCGTTACCAAGGACGGCTTCGCCAACGTGCGCGCCTCAAAAGTCTTGCTGGAAGCCGGCAAGGAAGCAGTGATCGATGCGCACATGCCGCTTGCAAGCGTTTCGACCACTGTAGAAGTATCCGGTGGCGCACCGCTAATTGAACCGACACGCGTCAATGTGGGGAGAACGATCGATACCAAGGAAATTGAGAACCTTCCGCTGACATCGCGCAATCCATACAACTTTATTTTGTTTCAACCGGGCGTGAGCGGCCATCCAAATCCCGAACTGGGAATTCCCAGAACGATTAACACCAACGGCCTGCTGGACCGAATCAACTACCAGATGGACGGAATGGTCGATAGCCAGCAAGACCGCCACGGTCTTCGCCTCTTCCCTATCTCCGATACCTACGTGCGTGAAGTGCAGACGGTATCCAACAGTTACGCACCCGAATTCGGCATGACCTCGGGAAACATCTTCAACGTAATCACCAACTCCGGGACCAACGACATCCACGGGATGTTCGAGTACATTCACCGTTGGGTAGACGCGAGCGCCCGCCCCATCCTGCTATCGCCGACGGCGCCGAAACCGGAGTTGAAATTGAACGACTACTCCACTAATGCCGGGGGGCGGGTGATCAAGGACAAGCTGTTCTGGTTTGGAGCGTACGAGCATCTGGAGCGCGGCCAGCCATCGCCGGTGACGATCACTGCCGCGAACGCGGCAGCGATTGGGATCGACCCGACGCTGCTCGCAACCGGTCCCGGCACGTTGCACGGTCAGTTTGTGGACACGCGCGTGGATTGGGTGATTAACAATAAGCACTCTGCATTCGTGCGCTACAACTATTTCAGGAATTCATTTCCGTTCAACACCAACGTGGGCGGGCTGTTTGCCCTCGATTCCAGTTCCGATTTCAAGGACAAAGCCCACGTGATTGGTATGCAAGTCGTGAGCGCACTTACGCCGAGTCTGCTGAATGAGTTCCGCTTTTCCTGGCCGCTGCGCAGCAACAGCCATTTTCCTGGCACCCTGACCGCTCCCGGACCAGCGGTGCAAATTCAAGGGACTGCAAATTTTAATGGAACCACCGCTGCGGGCGATCAGTTCACCGAGAAGATCCCCAACCTCAACGAAAATCTGACTTGGATTCACGGAAAACATTCCTACAAGTGGGGAGGATCATGGCAGGAGAACGTCGATCTGCAGAAAGCCGATTCCTTCACGCAGTACATATTTCCCAGTATCGCCGCTTATCAGAGTGCAAAGTCCGGCGCCAATCCGCGGTCCTATTCAACCGTTAACGTGAGCAACGGGGGCACTGTCCCGTCCTATCATTCGGTCTTTTTCAGTTTGTACGGGCAGGACAACTGGCAGTTCACGCCGAAGTTGACGCTGGTTTACGGGCTCCGCTATGACAAGTTCGTGCCCCCGCCCTCCGATCCGAACGCTCCCTTCGTCGATTCCCGGAACTTTAATTCTCCCGGCGCAAATTTTGCGCCGAGAGTAGGATTTGCTTACCGGCTGACGCCGAAGACGATCGTTCGCGGCTCCGGCGGAATCTTTTACGAATCGCCGGCAACCAACACCTGGTTTAACACTCTGCTGAATAATGGGAATCTCTCGTCAGTATCCTTGGGACCGACCTCTTCCGGTGCTCCGGCGTATCCAACCATCCTCACTTCGGTGGCACCAACGGGAACCCCAAATGATGTGACCTCGGTAGACCCCAACTTCCGCAATGCCTATACCATCAACACCAGCCTGCAGCTGTCTCGCGAACTCAGCAGCAACGACAGCATTACACTCGGCTACATTCATACGGGAGCCAGGAACCTCGAGTTCCTGAGCAACATAAACCTTATTAATCCGATCGCTGCTCTTCCCGATGGACGGCCGGTCTACAGCAAGAATGTGAATGCCAGCACGAGGCTATTTCCTCAGTTCAACAATATTCTGCTGCAGCAGTCGGGAGCGCGTTCCGTCTATGACGCCGGTCTCATCAACTACACGCACAGGCTCTCTGCGGGAGTGCAGGTGAGTGCGGCTTATACCTGGTCGCATACCATTAGCGACGCGCCCGATGTGAACAGCTTCGAACAAAATCTGCCGATCGAGGACCCAAGCAACCGCCTGCGCGATCGCGGGAACAGCTTGGTGAACCGCCCCAACTCGTTCACCATGAGCTCGATCATTGAGCCCAGAGTAAATAGCGGAAACGCGGTGTTGCGAGGTATCTTGAACCACAACATGTTTTCGCTTCTCACCAATCTTTCCTCGGGAGACCAGCAGAACATTACCGGCAAGTCTCAGATCAACGGCGACCAGAAGACTTCCGCAGTCACGCGGCCTCTATTTATTGGGCGCAATTCAGTGCGAGGACCATCAGTCTACCAAGTAGATCTTCGCTATACGCGTACCATCGCCAGACTTTGGGAGCGGCTGGAGCCGCAGTTCTTCCTTGAGGCAAACAACCTCTTTAACCACCCCAACGTGACCAGCTTGAACAGCTCGATAGCGATCGGCGGTCTGGATTCCGTGGGATTCCCGACGGCGACAACCGGTCTGCCGGTTAGCTCGACGGGCGCGGTCATTCCCTTGCCATCCGGCTTCCCGAAATCCAGTACCGTGCTCGAAGGCAGAATCGTCCAACTCGGCTTGGTGGCCCGCTTCTAA
- a CDS encoding ROK family protein: MEPTVHFPPFRSKLRHSQPGSLRAANSRELLRLLRQHMPCSRADLVRISGLTAPTVSSAIESFQRRGLVRFIGAGRSKGGRPPRILEFNSRYGCVFGADIGGSSVRLALADLGGNIIARVNETVPESGTPSQVTTRIATAIDRLLREHGIAPEKVLELAAGAPGITNVREGQVLSAPNLHGWHDVPLAELLQDKTGISTTIENDVNLGAIGEGCCGVAGQSDNFAFIAIGSGVGAGIVVNGALLHGARWSSGEIGYMQLPGLPSQALRINGLGALEGAIGGEGIKRAWQACANGHGGQIQPTEIFDLAARGDECAERILHSTAEHLAAAIVNMSLVLDTPLVVLGGGIGSHPVLVEATRTAIARNEFARPEVVASGLGQDAQLHGAVWLAIQAAEQHGFRRRSEGRQHMRFPVKTRAG, from the coding sequence ATGGAGCCGACAGTCCACTTCCCACCGTTTCGCTCGAAGCTGCGCCACAGTCAGCCGGGAAGCTTGCGCGCCGCGAATTCGCGAGAGCTCTTGCGCCTCTTACGTCAGCACATGCCTTGTTCACGAGCCGACTTGGTACGCATCTCGGGACTGACGGCTCCGACGGTTTCTTCGGCGATCGAGAGTTTTCAGCGCAGAGGGCTGGTGCGATTCATCGGGGCTGGCAGGTCGAAGGGAGGGAGGCCACCGCGCATTCTGGAGTTCAATTCCCGTTATGGCTGCGTGTTTGGCGCCGATATCGGCGGTTCGAGTGTGCGCCTGGCATTGGCTGACCTGGGCGGAAACATCATCGCAAGGGTCAATGAGACCGTTCCCGAAAGCGGAACCCCGAGTCAAGTGACGACCCGCATTGCGACAGCCATCGATCGCTTGCTCCGCGAGCACGGCATCGCTCCTGAAAAAGTTCTGGAGCTCGCGGCCGGCGCACCTGGTATCACAAACGTGCGCGAGGGCCAGGTTCTCTCTGCCCCCAATTTGCATGGGTGGCATGACGTGCCCCTGGCCGAGCTTCTGCAGGACAAGACCGGGATCAGCACAACGATCGAAAACGACGTAAATCTCGGCGCCATCGGTGAAGGCTGCTGTGGAGTCGCCGGGCAGTCCGACAATTTTGCTTTCATTGCCATTGGCTCAGGCGTGGGCGCCGGAATTGTGGTGAATGGCGCTCTTCTTCATGGGGCCCGTTGGTCATCGGGCGAAATCGGCTACATGCAACTGCCGGGGTTGCCGAGCCAAGCTCTGCGCATCAATGGCCTCGGGGCGCTCGAGGGGGCGATCGGTGGCGAAGGCATCAAGCGTGCCTGGCAGGCTTGCGCCAACGGCCACGGCGGCCAGATACAGCCTACGGAGATCTTCGATCTTGCCGCCCGTGGCGATGAATGTGCCGAACGAATCTTGCACAGCACGGCCGAGCACCTCGCCGCAGCCATCGTCAACATGAGCCTGGTTCTGGACACGCCATTGGTTGTTCTCGGTGGAGGAATTGGTAGCCATCCTGTCCTGGTCGAAGCGACCCGCACAGCGATTGCGCGTAACGAGTTTGCACGCCCGGAAGTGGTTGCGAGCGGTCTGGGACAGGATGCCCAACTGCATGGGGCGGTTTGGCTCGCCATCCAGGCCGCGGAGCAGCATGGATTTCGCCGAAGGTCTGAAGGGCGCCAGCATATGCGGTTTCCGGTGAAGACGCGAGCCGGTTGA
- a CDS encoding MerR family DNA-binding protein, whose amino-acid sequence MQPRSMLGFTLEEIRQLFFGFRNVTRASERWRALSRKKLAELERLMEGITTVRRLPKRMMKNCHCDTLDECGKGLFRSAL is encoded by the coding sequence ATGCAACCGCGCTCCATGCTCGGTTTTACCCTTGAGGAAATTCGCCAGCTCTTTTTCGGCTTCCGCAATGTTACGCGCGCTTCAGAGCGCTGGCGTGCGCTGTCCCGCAAAAAACTGGCCGAACTCGAGCGTCTGATGGAAGGGATAACGACAGTACGCCGTTTGCCGAAAAGGATGATGAAAAACTGCCATTGCGACACACTGGATGAATGCGGTAAGGGTCTATTTCGGAGCGCGCTGTGA
- a CDS encoding ABC transporter permease, whose product MTTVFQDLKYGLRMMGKSRGFTAVAVITLALGIGAATTIFSVIDNVLLNPFPYVDAHRIVMITIHNDAENRPGGRSWFRDAEFLDYQEQNHVFDAVIGGTGQDVLYFNGQGTEQFDGGLVTPNMFQVLGVPALLGRTLLPDDARPGAPPVFLMAYKLWATRFNLDPNIVGRTFVLNNVPTTLIGVMPPRVTKLGADLWIPVVPDRGRAEKDAHFYMFQAHLKPEVTLRQAQADVNVIAHRLAQIYPKNYPKQFSVQIDTWVDRLVGQFSKTLYTLAAAVGLLLLIACSNVANMLLAHGAAREKEMAIRASVGASQWRLVRQLLVESFILALGGALAGCLLAYAGIKILVTFIPQDTIPHEAVIGLNLTVLAFCIVVSIFTAVLAGLAPALQTAKIDIVERLKDSAATVSVGFRRGKLRSALVVVEVALSLVLLAGAGLLMRSFISLQAVDLGLRPDNILVARIPLPRGQYTTPAAKQQFFRTLLERVSALHGVVSATETSTLPPYGGIGTEIEISGKTHSDKWEGIFQLVSEGYFRTLGIRQLRGRTLSEVEVNDARKVAVINQTLARKYFGQEDPLGRSLTLKMLATEITPPVTDPVFEIVGIVSDAKNQGIQEPPRPEIFIPYTITGSFERGILVRTERDPLAMLDTLRKEIWSVDRNVALTMTGSLEDYLKRFSYAEPRFSLILLAVFAGIGLVLVTLGVYSLIAYTVLRQTREIGIRMSLGATRRQVHRMVLRMGLQLIALGAVAGLLLSFGLTRVLAHQLWSVSSHDPVTLAAVVGVMGLAGLAACYFPARRATQVDPIVALRYE is encoded by the coding sequence ATGACAACGGTCTTTCAGGATTTGAAATATGGCCTGCGCATGATGGGCAAGAGTCGCGGGTTCACGGCTGTTGCGGTGATAACCCTGGCACTTGGCATCGGCGCTGCGACCACGATCTTCAGCGTGATCGACAACGTCCTCCTGAATCCTTTCCCGTACGTGGACGCCCACCGCATCGTCATGATTACGATCCATAACGATGCGGAGAATCGTCCGGGGGGACGCTCATGGTTTCGCGACGCAGAATTCCTTGACTATCAGGAGCAAAACCACGTCTTCGATGCGGTAATCGGAGGCACGGGGCAAGACGTTCTTTACTTCAACGGGCAAGGCACCGAGCAGTTCGACGGCGGATTGGTCACGCCGAATATGTTCCAAGTGTTGGGCGTTCCGGCGCTTCTGGGGCGCACGCTCCTGCCCGACGACGCCAGGCCGGGAGCTCCTCCCGTCTTTCTGATGGCCTACAAGCTGTGGGCAACTCGCTTCAACCTCGACCCGAATATCGTTGGCCGCACCTTCGTGCTGAACAATGTTCCGACTACGCTGATCGGAGTCATGCCCCCACGCGTCACCAAGCTGGGTGCGGATCTCTGGATCCCCGTCGTCCCGGATCGCGGACGGGCGGAGAAGGACGCGCACTTCTACATGTTCCAGGCTCATCTGAAGCCGGAAGTCACACTTCGGCAAGCACAGGCTGACGTCAACGTGATTGCCCATCGCCTGGCCCAGATCTATCCCAAGAATTATCCCAAGCAGTTCAGCGTGCAGATTGATACCTGGGTCGACCGCCTGGTCGGACAATTCAGCAAGACGTTGTACACGCTGGCGGCAGCAGTAGGCTTGCTGCTGCTGATTGCGTGCAGCAACGTTGCCAACATGCTTCTGGCGCACGGAGCGGCGCGCGAGAAGGAGATGGCGATCCGTGCTTCGGTAGGCGCCAGCCAATGGAGACTGGTCCGGCAACTGCTGGTCGAGAGTTTCATATTGGCACTGGGCGGAGCTCTCGCCGGTTGCCTGCTTGCCTATGCCGGCATAAAGATCCTGGTGACCTTCATTCCCCAGGACACCATTCCCCATGAAGCCGTGATCGGGCTGAATCTCACGGTGCTTGCCTTTTGCATTGTTGTCTCGATCTTTACCGCGGTCCTGGCCGGACTAGCTCCGGCGCTGCAAACCGCCAAGATCGACATCGTCGAGCGCCTAAAGGATTCCGCCGCTACCGTGAGCGTCGGATTCCGGCGCGGCAAACTGCGCAGCGCACTGGTCGTGGTTGAGGTCGCACTGTCGCTCGTGTTGTTGGCTGGGGCTGGGCTGCTCATGCGCAGTTTTATTTCCTTGCAGGCAGTTGATCTGGGGCTGAGACCCGACAACATTCTCGTGGCTCGCATCCCATTGCCGCGCGGACAATACACTACCCCCGCGGCCAAGCAACAGTTCTTCCGCACGCTGCTGGAGCGCGTTTCCGCCTTGCATGGAGTCGTCTCCGCGACCGAGACAAGCACCCTTCCGCCCTATGGAGGCATCGGCACTGAAATTGAAATCTCCGGCAAGACGCATTCCGACAAATGGGAGGGCATCTTCCAGCTCGTCAGCGAAGGATACTTTCGTACGCTCGGCATCCGCCAGCTACGCGGGCGTACTCTCTCCGAAGTCGAGGTGAACGATGCGCGCAAAGTCGCGGTCATCAATCAGACGCTGGCGAGAAAATACTTTGGGCAAGAGGATCCCCTCGGTCGAAGCCTGACGCTCAAGATGCTCGCCACTGAAATCACTCCTCCGGTCACCGATCCGGTATTCGAGATTGTGGGCATAGTCTCCGACGCAAAGAATCAAGGCATTCAAGAGCCGCCGCGTCCCGAAATCTTCATTCCGTACACGATAACCGGCTCGTTCGAGCGCGGCATCCTGGTGAGAACGGAGCGCGATCCGCTTGCGATGCTCGACACCCTGCGCAAGGAAATCTGGTCGGTGGATCGCAACGTGGCCCTCACCATGACTGGAAGTCTGGAGGACTACCTCAAGCGCTTTAGCTATGCCGAGCCGCGCTTTAGCCTGATTCTGCTCGCAGTATTTGCGGGAATTGGACTCGTACTTGTCACGCTCGGAGTCTACAGCCTGATTGCATACACGGTTTTGCGTCAAACGCGCGAGATCGGGATTCGCATGTCGCTCGGCGCCACGCGACGCCAGGTTCATCGCATGGTGCTGCGTATGGGCTTGCAGCTCATCGCGCTGGGCGCGGTTGCGGGACTGCTCTTGAGCTTCGGCCTTACCCGCGTGTTGGCCCATCAACTCTGGAGCGTGTCATCGCATGATCCAGTCACGCTCGCGGCGGTGGTCGGCGTCATGGGCTTGGCCGGACTTGCAGCCTGCTACTTCCCAGCCCGCCGAGCCACGCAAGTCGATCCCATTGTGGCACTGAGATACGAATAA
- a CDS encoding DUF2934 domain-containing protein has protein sequence MEIKIKGKEYSRMSNDLGKKPKAAQTANPKNLEEEIRRRAYELYQSRAREDGKDVDDWLQAKSEVESKAGLQHKTTAA, from the coding sequence TTGGAAATCAAGATCAAAGGCAAGGAGTATTCCCGTATGAGTAACGATCTTGGCAAGAAGCCCAAAGCTGCACAAACAGCGAATCCGAAGAATCTAGAAGAAGAAATCCGTCGTCGCGCATACGAACTCTACCAATCACGCGCCCGAGAAGACGGGAAGGACGTAGACGACTGGCTGCAAGCGAAAAGCGAGGTTGAAAGCAAAGCCGGCCTCCAGCATAAGACCACCGCCGCCTGA